The Nicotiana tomentosiformis chromosome 2, ASM39032v3, whole genome shotgun sequence genome includes the window AAAGAAATGCACCAGTGTGACCTCAGAGAACTTACAGTTTCAAACTTTTCCTTGTTTGTCTGAACAAATGTTTCAAGCTCAGCAATTTTACCACTGCCATAACTACTTGCCAACTCCAGGTAGGGCTGCTCAAAAGGGAAAAATAAACAAATTAGTAGATCATAACAGGTGTAATTTTCCCCAGAAAAGCGGAAGACTATTTAGACAGACAATAATTATAAGTAAAAGCCTGCTCTTAGCATAAGAGGTGACAAATCTTAATATAAGAAACAAAAATAGAATTCCGATATCCATAAAGGTTAACAAGTCAGAATTGCAAAGCGGAAAGTGAAAACCAACTAAGCAATTTTGGCAGACAAAAAACTTAAGAAACTGTATGCTTACTAGTCCTCCTTATAAGACTTCATAAAAGAAACGTAGGATTCTCCCGATGTCATTAGCAGTTAATAGGCCAGattacaacaaaaataaaaattaatttagcTGGTATTTTGAAAATCCACTCACTTAGGTTTTTATGTGttccaaaacaaaacaaaagccAGCAATctatttttcttgcattaactGCCTAATTAACATCTTGGTAAAATTTGAATCACACTACAGCAACTAACATTACATGCAATGACTATGCCAACAAACCGAATCATTAACTTAAATGTACATAAAAAGGAAGTGCATAATCTTGTCCATGTTATATTCTACACAAGAAGAGCATACATGCTAGAGAATTGGCCTAGATCTTGTTGTCTGTTTAATCTCTTTCCATTTATACCCTAATCAGATTTCTACCACTCACCTGTTTGTTTGTTTTTTGATAAATCAAATTTTTATTGTATTAATCACCGAGATAGCGCCAAAGCATATGTACTCGTGTACGAAAGACTTTCTCGGTCTCCTGTCAAGCCTATCCAAAAATGAGTTATTCCTTTAaagcaaaaaaaataattaataaaacacAAGGTGTTAAAGGTCTTAAGCTGCTTTCACTCCTTGAGATATCCTCCTATCTCTCATTTCGTCCAAAAAAAGGATGGCAGACTAGCTCCCCATGCTGCTTTATTCCTGCTCCCATTATCCCTCATCCTCCAGCTTGCTATAGCAAGACTACCTTTAGGAGGGCCACTGACCGTCAAATAGAGAAAAGACTACTGCCTAAAGCTGTTGCAATACCAACTCAATAATGATTTGAAAGGAAAGTCTCATAACTTGAACTGGCTATACATACAAGCGAGCACAGTTTTCCTAAATGCCATGAGCCAACAAAAGATGCCACTTCTTCAAACTCCTTAATTTATTTTCATCAGTTTAACTTAATGTTGTTAATTTGAAAGCACTTGCTGTATGTTCTCGTTTCAATTATCCCCACTAATACCGATTTAAATGCAATGCTTATATTTTGAAACATCACCCAGATCAATACATCATTTCTAATACCAACTGTGTGTGCTCAACAGATCTTGCATTGTCCAAAATCAAACGAGGAAAAAAACACAAATTCCATTCATTTTGCTGCGAGCAGATCATTGCTACTTGGATCCAATGTTTGCACAATGACATAATTACCTGAGCGTACGTCTTCAAATTCCTTTGAGCCACGGACGAAGTGTACTTCGGAAAACTGATAGAGAACTGCCAGTAGAAGTAAACATCAATTTAATCAGGACAATGAAAACCAGGCAGGATGAACAGCACAAACATGGTCCCCcagattctttttcttttattggtGTGTATGCGTGTGTGCAGAATGGCGATGAGGATGTGAGGTGGATAGGTGGTGTTTACATGAGATTTTCTAAAACATGTTTTCATATCCAATCCAATCACCAGTCAGTTCTCACTACATGGCCTAGAGCCCTAGACTACCCTAGGCACCAAAATTATGACTCTTTCTGTTACACCTAAATAAGATACATGAGTAATAGTACCATGTCCTGAAAAAAGAAGGTTATATTTGTCATTTGATGACTGCTCCGTCCTCAGAAAAGAACCCACATAAATCTTATAAACTGCCCTCCAACAGAGATGTCTCAACAAGATAGTATATTGCTCACAGAAATTATTATATAATTTAAAGCAAGTAAAAACAGTGGGAAAAAACGAACCTGCCCAACATGAATCAGTGAAACCAAAATGTACTTTTTGTAAGCTTCAACTGCTATTGCATTCAAAGTAGACATAGGTGCTGTCACAACCTAAAAGCAAATATCAGCAAGAATCAGCATAAACTAACAGTCATATTCTATGTAAGGTAACTTGAGATTATGAAAAAACAAAAGCAAATACCAACAAAAGAAATTGGAATGAGAAAACAATCACATACATTGTGTAAGAGTTCCAATGCTTTGCGGAACTGCTTTTGTCCAATGCAAACCATCCCCCTGTTGTTATGTCAAAATTATAAGACATATCGACAATTGTAAGACataaatccataaatattgcaTGAGTAACTAAAAGATCATGTATTAGGGAGCACCCCTTGCCATGATGCACTTAATGAAGGTCCTCTAGTAATGGTGACATCAGCAAAACACATGATTGAGGATGGGGGTGTTAAAAGCTTTGTTGTTGAAACTTGTGAAGCTACACAATGTCAAGAGAGACAGAGGTAAATAAGTAATTCCAATATCATAGCACATCCAACACATTATTTAAGTTAATGCAACCAAGCCCAAAGCTGAGAATGACAAACCCATTTTGAGCAATATTAAATTCTTTTGGGAGATTGTTGaaccaaaaaatattttgggAGATAATTGACTGAAGTACATTATTTTTTCCTTAGTAGACGGGGCCCATTATCCACCGTGTTCAGAACCGAGGGCCAGAAAAGAAAAGGGGAAATTTTAGCAAAAGGGAAAGGACACACAAAGCCACCACAACCGAAATGAACTCAAAGCTGAAGCTACTGACCCATAGTAACAATAAAGGAAAAAATCCCGTGGCTGATCAATCTCATATATGTCATCCTCCAGCACAGTGATTCCGGTTTTATAGCACTTTGCTAATacgcaaagaagaagaaaatcaggATGCAATGTCGTCAATTGCTCAGATGAGGATTGCAGTTTGCGAACAGCAGTCAGCATTGAAGCCACACCACGAATTGGAGCTTCCAGCAATATAACTTGATCCTTAAACCTTTTACAAACAGAAATGACTGCAAGCACAAAATAACATACAAGCCTCAATATAACTCATGCCATGAACATGAATATTCACAAAAACAACCTATTCCAGAGATCAAAGCAATTCACATTTATCAGGCGCCAAACGAATTTGCTCTGCAGCACATGAATTGATAAATCTTACGACAGAAACAAGCAATTCATTAACTTGCTCCTTTGCAGCTGGGAAAGACATGCACGCCTCCCTGTTATAGTTAACAAACATAACCATATGAGCAAAACACACTAGACAAAGTACAAGGGTTAATTTCACCTATAGTGACTCAACTTTTTGTTTATTGCACAAATATCACGAAACTTTTTTTTTGGTAACAAAGAAAAAGAACAGTCAACTTTGCCCAAGTATCACAAAAAGTCACTAGACAATTTTTTTTGCAGCCAAAGAGTCATTCAACTTTGCCTAAGTATAACATAAAATATCTCCTTTGTTACCTCCTAATGATTTTCTGTGACACTTGGGCATAGGTAAGTGACTTTCTGGTTACAAAAAGTAGTATAGTGACTTCAAGTTAGAACTCTAGTTTTAGCGACATAGTGCAATAAACTGAAAGTTGAGGGAACAATGCCTGCAATATTGCTGTTAAACACACACTGCGCTTTATTCCACAGATGGTTAAATTCTGTGATATTAAAGATTATGTAATCAACTAATTAATCAAGTGTGCCTCAAATCCAAAATTAATAAGGGAATCCTCATAAACCCTAAAACTTGGGAATAAACACATAGTAAAAGATAAAAAGGAAAAAGGGAAGTTTACAGGATATAGAGGAAGCCGAGGGAGTGAGTGTTGGGGTCAAGTTCAGCGAGCGAAGAGAACAGACGAGCGAAGTCGGAATGGAGAAGCTCTTCCGATTGTTTGAGGAAGTTGTGGAGCTGAGTTACGTCTGATGGATTGCTCGATAGCCCTTGGATTTGAGCCACCAGTGATTCTACTGAATTCATGTTCAGATTCATCTCTTCTTACACACAACCGAGCTATGCAACGAACTGATTAAAGGACGATATCAGCGGATTCTTGTTTCTTTAACTTCTGTGATTCTTAAGGACCGAGGCTACGATTGGGCCTTAAACAATACCCACCCAAAATGAAGAACGAAAAAAAAGAGAAAGCTACTTGAATAACTATTTTTAAGCATGTATaaaacttctttttattcttgaaGTTATGATAATGCTTAGATCAACCTTttttttaaagagaaaaataattttattaatcaATTATGAGTATCATTATATTAATCTGATATTGAATGATAAAGACTTAGTTGTGATGTATTTGATCCATGTGAAACAATATAATGGATCTTCGTGAAACACTTGATTGCCAAGAAATATCTAATCACAAATTGATCACTTTGTGGATAAAACGTGAGTTTATGGGATTCGAGATGCTTAGATCAACCTAAAAGTCTATCAATTAACATAATTTCGAAATGGTAGATTACTAACTAGAAATGCTAATGAattgataattttttatttttttttaatagagCAATTAGGAAATATCTTCTAAACTTTTCTATAAGCACCTCAATACATGCTTGGCATAAAGATCTTATAATGTCTCGTTTAGAAAATTAACATATAGTAATAAGAATTTGCTTCTAGTTTCATAGTCGGTTATTTAGCTTTTTAAAGCACAACTAAACCTTAGGTACGATAGCAATTCCAGAAAGTCTCAAATTAAGATTATGACAAAGTAATATGACCAAAACCTTAATGACGAAATGTTTTAAATCTCTACCCAAAAATTTATTAAATGCCCCCATAGACACTAGTCATGACGATCAAAATATTCAAGACTTAACACACTACTTCATGCCACATAGTACCAAACCCCAAAACCCTGTTTGTTTATAACTAGGATCCACGATTTTCTTATTTTTAAGTTGTATTTTTCAGTAGTTTTAACCTGCTGTAAAATGCTTATTTTACCGTTCAATATATGTAGATCTCACTCCAACTACTATTAGAAGTTTAGAATCCATCGATATTACTCATTCAAATGTACACAATAATTCCAGTAATCCATCACTATTAGTAGGTGCAGTAGCTATCAGTACTTGTCAAAGTGCTACACAATTATTGACAACAAATTCAAGTAATTTTTCCGAAATTTACATTCATAAGTTAAAAGCGGAGCCTTGGCGTAACAGGTAAAGTTGATGCCATTTGACCAGGAGGTCACTGGTTCAAGCCGTGAAAACAGCattttgcagaaatgcagggtaaggctgcgtacaatagacccttgtagtCCGacccttccttttttttttttttttttataccaTTCATAAGTTAGAAGATCCTACACATGATAATTTACAATAATCCAACTCTACTCATAGGAGATTGTTGAATTCACTTCTCCCAAGTGAAAGAGCCGAGCACAGAGCACGATGCAATCTGTCACTGTTCCTTCCTCTTTCACTCTATATCCTCCTACTCACCCAACTACAGACTCTAAAGAGAATCAGGTACTTGCAAAAAGGAATATGCAAGTGATTGATCCATCTACTACTCTTTACATACACTGCTCTAAGAAAAGGCGTAAGCATGTGATCGTTTCCTGCACTACTATTTACCCACACTGCAACCTATGTTAAGATAGTTACAGATCAGGACTTTGAGTGGATGCCCTTAGCTTCAAATGTCTGCTTTAGTCTAGGAAGTTCTCGCAAAAGAATGCTACTATAGGCATCATCCTGTCGCACGTCTATCCATCCTCCTGATTTCAGAACCTGTAAGAAAATTCAGCATAGTAATTAATACACAATATGTCTATGTGCATATCGCATTGTGTCCAGATATATACAAAGACAAATATATAACTACATATCCACCCTATCTGACATTAGCATTTGGTAAGCTGCTCGTACGCAAAGAACACGGACACTCACGTCAAGAATAGTTAAGAATAAGTATAGATAGAGAGAGATCTGCTGTGTGTGTGCAACCCAACGGTGCTTTACATGTGCTCTATAGGTGCAAATCTTTCAAGAATAAGTAGGCAGATGATTTTCCAACCATAATAGAAATAAGGACATCTGGTTTAAGCACCAGTATGGAGCTCAAAAGAAGTGATCCAAATGGGACTCTCACGACTTCAGATTCAATTACCACCTCAATTCTAGCTATGAATTATCATTTGCTGAATGCTATTGTGAGGATCTTAGCTGCTGGATGACCACGTCACTAAACACCAAAAGAtgcaaacaaaaataaaagaaagaacacTCCAAGAAACCCTTTTCTCCATAAAAGAGGTTAAGAGAAAAGGTTTAGAACGGCTACAAGTGAAGCAAGCACATACAGAGGTACCAATAAACAAGTTAAATGGTTTGGAAAAGTTAAGGAGAGGAACATGAACAGAATGAATCGAGTACAGACAGCTGATCGACAGAAGGGACACGAACTCCTGCTCGAAAGCTCTTTAATGTATGTACCAAAACTTGAAAGATTTAAAAAGCTTAATGGATGCCAGAAACAATACCAGTATCTCGTAGAATGCCCTTGAACTCTGTTTCTTTGTTTTCCCCTGCAGAAGGGAGGACAAGTTAACAACTTCTACTTTCTCCTTGCCCTTTCgagaaagaaaattttcaagcAGAAATCTGGCAACTTTTCTGCATGCAAGAAAGCAACAGAATGAATCTCTAGCAAAAGCAGAAGAAAGAAATCTTCGGCAAGATTCTGGGAGTTGTAACAAAAAGATAGGGGTAGGGGGAATAAACTGGCAGTGAGATCCCCCATTCATCATACCTTGTTCTCAAGGAAAACTTATCTGCAACCAAAACAAGAACTTATAAGAATGGCATCCAACTAAAGTATTATGATCCACTAGATCATATTACCCCCTACCCTCCAAAAAACCTAAAAAGGCCAGTACTGTCTTACATTTTTCTGAGATATCCCCTTCAGATGAATTTATCTCCTGAAGAAAGAGGGCATTTGCAACAGTTAGCGCTTATTAGCATTAAAATAACAGATATGGACGACAACACATTCTGATGAAACAAACAACAGATTAATCTTTACAATGCACTTCTATAACTCAACACAATCTCCTGCACTCAAGTCGGGAATCGGACTACTCAATCATGTTATACCTCATCCATCaaatccatctccaactcttgaTCCTCCATTTGGGGTGCTCCTTCTTTTGTGCTTTCAGTTGAACTTGCTGGTTCGTTGTGTGATCTAGAAATTCCTTGCATGTCATGAAATCTCAACGAGCTTGAGCCAGTGACGGGTGTTGCAGGAGCAATAGGTGTCTGTTCACCATCATATCTGAGTGTATTAGGAGATTCTGGTATACCCACATGCAGAGGTGGTGCAGGAGCAATAGGTATTTGTTCTTCACATCTGAGTTTACCAGGAGATTCAGGTATGTCCTCACGCAGAGATGACAATGGAGCAATGGGTATGTCCTCCTGCATAGATGTTGCAGAAGAACCAGGTATTTGTTCCCCATATCTGAGTGTATTAGGAGAACCTGGTATTTCCTCATGCGGAGGAACTTCTACTGTTTCAGCAGGCCCATCCCTTGTTGATCTAATTTTGCAAATTGCAGATATAATATCAATTGAATCACCACCTGCATTGCCATGGTTGGTTAGTTAAGTTTCGTAAAACACGGAAATGGCAGCAGCAGCATCGAAAAGCTTACTCACAAGGAATTAAAGGCTCCTCGAAACTCTGAGGAAGTGAGGAAATTTTATGCACTTTCCGTGCAAGATAACTGGTATGAGGGGCTTTTCTTCTCTTGCATACCAAATCATTCGCATCACCGATCCAGCGCTTGTATACCCTGCATGGTTGGATTGTGTCACACCAATCTTTTCTAAATATGCAATGAACTTAACAAGACTTTGTAAAGAAGGTTACAACAAGAAGAATCATCAGCAGAAACCAAAAAAGCGGCTTTCATGGAGGGCAtccacaacatcattattttcaTACTATCAATTAAACAGGATTCATTTGAAAACTCTCGTGTAGGACTGCATAACATAACCACAATAAGATGAATAGTACAAGTGTGAAAAGAGAGCATTTAAATGTTAAGACACAGAACTCAACATGCCACTGGCAATAGCAGTCCAGATCTAAAGAAATTGAGAGCTCCAGAAGAAACTATAATGACTGTCCATTATTCTATATGCCGAAATGACTTTCCAAACTGCTACATCTTTGTCAGTTATCCTACTGATGGAACCGCAGAATGAAAAGCCTCATCTCTGCGAATCTATCCTGCACAGGATTATCTTAGTGCAGACCTTGAATGGTTGAAAAAGACAAGAAGGATCATACTTGTTTGGGATGACGATAGATTCATCAAATATGCACCTCCGCTTCCTTGAAATCCGAGTACGCTCTTTGGTAGCTGGGGTGCGAACAGATATGAAATCTGGTGATGTAGATCCTGAATTGAAAGAAAGTGATGTTGGTTAAACAACAAAGCTGTGTTAAGAAACATAACCTATCTGCTTAAGTATCGAAAGTGAACAAAATTAGATTTGTACCCAACAAGCTACCAAAAATAAATTGAAAAGGGGACTCTGGTTCCTTTTtttctttgatatttttttttttttggggggggggagggggggaggttGGGGGGGGGGGCACATAAGGATCCACCAGAATCACCTGAGAGCTTGATCTCTGGGTGTACATCAATACAGAGGGACACTGAACGATCATGTTCAGTCCGATCCTTCCCTTTTCTAGAGGAAgatgcttcagcatttttcttttGTTGCTTTTCCACGGAAAATGATTCACCAACGCCTGCGGGTCCTTCATCATCTAAATCCCCTCCTGTATCAGGGTGTTTTAAGAGCCCAATTGGCTGACGAATTTTCTCAGATTGTTGACTAATATTGGTTCCTGCTTCAGTGTCTACGATAATCATTGGTTCTGCGTGTTCTTCCAATGATGACCTCTTTTCAAAAAAGTGCTCCTCATTTACCAAGTTCCCAGCATTAGACTCTTTCATCTGCTCATCAGTCTGGTGATCAGCTGTCTTATCAGAGGTCATCTGAAAATCAAGGTCCCCAAATGTCATAGGTTCAAAGCGCTCTTCTAAGGAGAACCTAGTCCCATTAAGGTGCCACAGCGCTGCCGAGTGGCCTGAGCCAAGTGATGGGCGGAAGTGAACATCTTTGTCCATCAGATGAGGCGAACATACGCTACACCATGAAAAGTTAACACTCTTAGCACTAGAACTACAATGTTTATTAAGAGAAGTATAGAATCAGAGCATACTCTCTAACTGGAGTGTGATCTGTGGTCAAAGTCTCTGAACGAGAGACATCTTCTTCGTTCTGTAAGAAGCAGCTTAATTGTCATGTATGCAAGAAAATCCATTGAAAAGAAAAAGACAAGGAAGCAGTTAAGGAGAAATTCCAAGCAACTCATGACATCATTAGAAAAAACTAATAAAGGTGACCAGCACTAAACTCTCTTATTCAAGTACCATTAGAAACTAGCAGCTTGATCAATCAAATTATTTCCTCAAATTGAACACAGGCACCACTAACACTTTCCGGTACATGTTCAAAGAAAAGCAATTACGTTAATAAATGAAATATCTTGACAAGTACAAATCACACTGACCAGTTTGCACACAACAATCTACAAATAGTAAACTGATACGATAATATACACTACAACAATCCAGGTGATCTAGTAATCCTCTAATTTTTTGTCCTGGCAAAGAGTTTAACAAGAACCACTGAATATCCAAGGAACAGAAGTATTTCTTGCCAAGCGTAAAAGTGATATTAGTGAATAGAAAGCAGAAAGTGAGGTATTCTGCCTTCTTCTTTAGAAATAAAACCTAGTTAGTAGTTCCACGTGCAGAGAAATATGCTTTTAAAAGACCAAAAAGTGATAATAAATTAAACGATTACCTTGCTAGATAAGCCAAAGCGTGTTTGCTCACTTCTCCAAGCATCTGATCATAAAGCAGAAAAGTTATAACCAAGTACCCGCGGATGAAAAAACACAGAGATGTGCAGTACCTGAAAGCATAATTTCTTCACGAGATGCCACATGACCACTTCAAACCAGCATATTGCAAACCAAGATTGAAATGATTAACCCCAAACAAACAATCAGGAAACCgtgaaaggaaaaaagaaaaacaaaatatacAAATTGGCACTTGACAGCACAGTATACATATTTCACCTGCTTGCATTTTGATCTTCCAAGACTTCCAATTCAAAAGTATCCAGTTCAAATTTCTTTGGTCGTTTGATAGAGCAGTTAGGAGCACGCAGACCCTCAATCCTGAGAGCTGATAGTTTGCTTGTTGATCTCTTGTGAGTTGCAAAATCACCAAGTTTAACAAGAAAATGATTACAATCATGTAGAAGATATTCTACTTTCTTCGAGTATATTCTCACCACACCCAGGAGCAGGGGACCTAAAATTCTGTAAGTAACCACAGGAGCTCCATCCTTCAGAATTTTATCTGAAAAGAAACAAAAGCAGTAAATGAGGCAAAAACAAAATCAGTCAAGTAATTGTTAACACTTTTAAGAACTACTTTTAGGTGCTACAATTTAGTACCCCAATCAAACAGCAACAAGAATCTGAAATCAAAAAGATGGAATGAGCATTTACTTACATACAGACACAGCAAATCGTGAAGATGTGAATTGAAAACACTATTAACGAACATATTAaaccccccccaccccccacccccccaccccaaaaaaaaaaaaataaataaaacccCATACCGAAATCTCATCCAAGGAATTCTAGAGATTTAACATTTAACATCAGCGATTATCACCCAATTTTGAAGTAAACGTTCACACTGCAATGTAATGCCCAGATACTTTTTCCCCTGGCTTGGAGGACATTCTTATTTTCCGTGTATTTACAATTTTTTTACAGTGTCTTGCGAAGTCTGTTATAACTATAGCATTCGTTGCCCCTAAAACATATTAGGTCACAAACTATGTGAAATATCCGAATAACCAGTATGACACAATTGAATCCTGTGAAATATCCGAATAACCAGTATGAGAATTGAATCCAATTCACCTTCCTGGCCAAAATTACAAAAATGAATGACAAAATGTACTGCTAGCACACAATTTAGGAACAACTGCCCATACCATACTCCGGTATTAGAAGGCTTATTCAATGTACTGATTAacattgtatacgggtaaaaccgagctcgATATTCGATCGAGCTTCCAAGACTCCCTGATTAGGCCGGGGTCAAAATATCTGTGATCGGGTAAGGTCGAGCTTGAAAATCGATCTAACATCCGACACAATCAGCCAAGATCGAAATATGGTGATTGAGATCGAACCCAAAGCATTGTCGAAATTAGCCATCGAaaccatcagatttgccctcgagttAACCGAAAGCGTAACCGGTCATGTTTCTAGCGGTCTCGAagaaagctttgccaactcatcTGACAAGGGTCcgtaattctcgccattaaccaatcattatggTACAAATCACGGAACGACTCAAAAAGGGAACCAACGGTAAGCAAATCAAGGACTTTTGCCTTTtatagaacaataaaataatacctttttaaaaggtagatctcccctaatatataaaggggacttgACAAATCATAAGGGGCAATATAATATACACTGATAAGCAATACATTCTCTAAGTTCTTGCTCTTTGATATTTTGGTGTCAAATAAAGTGCATTCAATTCAAGGGTGGCCTGCTTTCCTAAGCCGAAATCATGCATTTCTTGTGGTTTTACGGttaatttatcattatttatttcaattgcaatcttatttatcgctttgtatcaagttaatccgcatTATCTTttaaaccactaacaaattcaattgttatccgattttgagagtAAACAAACATACAACACAATGGGTACAGAAAATAAGCTGCTATTTGGGACACACAAACAAATTACATGAACTGTGCATTCAACACCAATATAAACAAACTACTTTTTTTTAACTAATTCAGCGGAACACCAATAAAAATTAGAGTTTTAAGTTGTAAACACCGAGAGTGTAAGA containing:
- the LOC104085401 gene encoding sister chromatid cohesion 1 protein 2, producing MFYSQFLLSKKGALRTIWFAAHFHKRLKKDQVQQTNIPSSVDKILKDGAPVVTYRILGPLLLGVVRIYSKKVEYLLHDCNHFLVKLGDFATHKRSTSKLSALRIEGLRAPNCSIKRPKKFELDTFELEVLEDQNASSGHVASREEIMLSDAWRSEQTRFGLSSKNEEDVSRSETLTTDHTPVRDVCSPHLMDKDVHFRPSLGSGHSAALWHLNGTRFSLEERFEPMTFGDLDFQMTSDKTADHQTDEQMKESNAGNLVNEEHFFEKRSSLEEHAEPMIIVDTEAGTNISQQSEKIRQPIGLLKHPDTGGDLDDEGPAGVGESFSVEKQQKKNAEASSSRKGKDRTEHDRSVSLCIDVHPEIKLSGSTSPDFISVRTPATKERTRISRKRRCIFDESIVIPNKVYKRWIGDANDLVCKRRKAPHTSYLARKVHKISSLPQSFEEPLIPCGDSIDIISAICKIRSTRDGPAETVEVPPHEEIPGSPNTLRYGEQIPGSSATSMQEDIPIAPLSSLREDIPESPGKLRCEEQIPIAPAPPLHVGIPESPNTLRYDGEQTPIAPATPVTGSSSLRFHDMQGISRSHNEPASSTESTKEGAPQMEDQELEMDLMDEEINSSEGDISEKYKFSLRTRKVARFLLENFLSRKGKEKVEVVNLSSLLQGKTKKQSSRAFYEILVLKSGGWIDVRQDDAYSSILLRELPRLKQTFEAKGIHSKS
- the LOC104085397 gene encoding COP9 signalosome complex subunit 3-like isoform X2, which encodes MNLNMNSVESLVAQIQGLSSNPSDVTQLHNFLKQSEELLHSDFARLFSSLAELDPNTHSLGFLYILEACMSFPAAKEQVNELLVSVVRFINSCAAEQIRLAPDKFISVCKRFKDQVILLEAPIRGVASMLTAVRKLQSSSEQLTTLHPDFLLLCVLAKCYKTGITVLEDDIYEIDQPRDFFLYCYYGGMVCIGQKQFRKALELLHNVVTAPMSTLNAIAVEAYKKYILVSLIHVGQFSISFPKYTSSVAQRNLKTYAQPYLELASSYGSGKIAELETFVQTNKEKFETDNNLGLVMQVVSSMYKRNIQRLTQTYLTLSLQDIANTVQLRGPKEAEMHVLQMIEDGEIYATINQKDGMVRFLEDPEQYKTCGMIEHIDSSIKRLVGRDRDLILMILIVFLRNSPSETSKVQLLSKYGK
- the LOC104085397 gene encoding COP9 signalosome complex subunit 3-like isoform X1, with the translated sequence MNLNMNSVESLVAQIQGLSSNPSDVTQLHNFLKQSEELLHSDFARLFSSLAELDPNTHSLGFLYILEACMSFPAAKEQVNELLVSVVRFINSCAAEQIRLAPDKFISVCKRFKDQVILLEAPIRGVASMLTAVRKLQSSSEQLTTLHPDFLLLCVLAKCYKTGITVLEDDIYEIDQPRDFFLYCYYGGMVCIGQKQFRKALELLHNVVTAPMSTLNAIAVEAYKKYILVSLIHVGQFSISFPKYTSSVAQRNLKTYAQPYLELASSYGSGKIAELETFVQTNKEKFETDNNLGLVMQVVSSMYKRNIQRLTQTYLTLSLQDIANTVQLRGPKEAEMHVLQMIEDGEIYATINQKDGMVRFLEDPEQYKTCGMIEHIDSSIKRIMVLSKKLTSMDELMSCDPMYLAKVGRERQRFDFDDFDSVPQKFTI